In a single window of the Lodderomyces elongisporus chromosome 4, complete sequence genome:
- the FAS2 gene encoding 3-oxoacyl-[acyl-carrier-protein] synthase — translation MRPEIEQELSHTLLTELLAYQFASPVRWIETQDVFLKQHNTERVVEIGPSPTLAGMASRTIKAKYESYDAALSLQRQVLCYSKDAKEIYYKSDPVEVQEPKKEEPSAPASQAPAAAPTPAPAPAAAAPAAAPSGPVDSVPDEPVKASLLIHVLVAQKLKKPLDAVPTSKAIKDLVNGKSTVQNEILGDLGKEFGSTPEKPEDTPLEELAEQFQDTFSGQLGKTSTSLIGRLMSSKMPGGFSITSARKYLEARFGLGAGRQDSVLLTALCNEPANRLGSEAEAKAYFDTVAQKYASQAGISLASASSGGAGGAGGAGGAVVDSAALDALTAENKNLARQQLEVLARYLQVDLNQGAKSFIKEKEATAVLQKELDLWVAEHGEFYANGIKPAFSPLKSRTYDSYWNWARQDVLSMWYDIIFGKLTSVDRETINQCIQIMNRANPTLIKFMQYHIDLCPEYRGETYRLAKKLGEQLIDNCKQVLGEDPVYKDVTKITGPKTTVGAKGEIVYEEANKESVRKFEQYVYEMAQGGPMTKIRQPTIQEDLARVYKAISKQASRDSKLEIQKVYDQLLKVVAASGEIETETATKDALALATGANTPTEEDELSTASDDDEIASLPDRKTSIVQPVSSYIPSQTIPFLHIQSKKQTGDWEYDRKLSSLYLDGLESAAINGLTFKGKQVLVTGAGAGSIGAEILQGLISGGAKVIVTTSRFSKKVTEYYQNMYARYGAAGSTLIVVPFNQGSKQDVDALVDYIYNDPKKNGLDWDLDVIIPFAAIPENGNGIDNIDSKSEFAHRIMLTNLLRLLGAVKSRKTTDTRPAQCILPLSPNHGTFGFDGLYSESKISLETLFNRWYSEDWGTKLTICGAIIGWTRGTGLMSANNIIAEGIEKLGVRTFSQKEMAFNILGLLTPELVKLCQEEPVMADLNGGLQFIDNLKEFTSKLRNDLTETAEIRRAVSIESAIEQKVINGDNVDANYSKVTVQARANMKFDFPTLKSYDDIKQIAPNLEGMLDLENIVVVTGFAEVGPWGNSRTRWEMEAHGEFSLEGAIEMAWIMGMIKYHNGMLKGKPYTGWIDAKTQTPVEDKDIKAKYEEEILEHSGIRLIEPELFHGYDPKKKQMIQEVVIQHDLEPFEASKETAEQYKHEHGDKCEIFEIEDSGEYTVRILKGATLFVPKALRFDRLVAGQIPTGWDARTYGIPEDTINQVDPITLYVLVATVEALLSAGITDPYEFYKYVHVSEVGNCSGSGMGGVSALRGMFKDRYADKPVQNDILQESFINTMAAWVNMLLLSSSGPIKTPVGACATAVESVDIGIETILSGKAKVVMVGGYDDFQEEGSYEFANMNATSNSIEEFKHGRTPKEMSRPTTTTRNGFMEAQGSGIQVIMTADLAIKMGVPIHAVLAMTATATDKIGRSVPAPGKGILTTAREHHGNLKYPSPSLNIKYRKRQLQKRLEQIQSWEESELGYLQEECELVKDQYGEEFSESDFLRERTEEIYRESKRQVSDAKKQWGNSFYKSDPRIAPLRGALAVFDLTIDDIGVASFHGTSTVANDKNESATINSMMKHLGRSEGNPVFGVFQKYLTGHPKGAAGAWMLNGAIQILESGIIPGNRNADNVDKLLEQYEYVLYPSRSIQTDGIKAVSVTSFGFGQKGAQAIVVHPDYLYAVLDRSTYEGYAAKVNARNKKTYRYMHNAITRNTMFVAKDKAPYSDDLEQPVYLDPLARVEDKKNQLVFSNKNIQSKSSYVTEVADKTAKALSSLNKSSKGVGVDVELLSSINIENETFLERNYSPEEIAYCQKSSNPQASFTGTWSAKEAAFKALGVKSQGGGASLIDIQILRDANGVPKVVLEGAAKEAATKAGVKNISISISHDDFQATAIALSEF, via the coding sequence ATGAGACCAGAGATTGAGCAAGAGTTATCTCACACGCTTTTAACAGAGTTATTGGCATACCAATTTGCCTCTCCAGTTAGATGGATCGAGACCCAAGATGTCTTTTTGAAACAGCACAATACAGAAAGAGTGGTGGAAATTGGTCCATCCCCAACTTTGGCTGGTATGGCTTCGAGAACTATCAAGGCGAAATACGAGTCATACGATGCTGCATTGTCTTTACAACGTCAAGTTTTGTGCTACTCCAAGGATGCTAAGGAAATTTACTACAAGTCAGATCCAGTTGAAGTGCAAGAAccaaagaaggaagagcCAAGTGCACCTGCTTCACAAGCACCTGCTGCTGCACCAACTCCAGCCCCTGCgcctgctgctgctgcgcCTGCTGCTGCACCTTCCGGTCCTGTTGACTCTGTTCCAGATGAACCAGTCAAGGCTTCACTCTTGATCCACGTTTTGGTTGctcaaaaattaaagaaaccATTGGATGCTGTACCAACATCAAAGGCCATCAAGGATTTGGTTAATGGTAAGTCCACAGTGCAAAATGAGATCTTGGGTGATTTGGGTAAAGAGTTTGGCTCAACTCCTGAAAAGCCCGAGGATACTCCATTGGAGGAATTGGCTGAACAATTCCAAGACACATTCTCTGGCCAATTGGGTAAGACTTCTACTTCCCTTATTGGTAGATTGATGTCCTCCAAAATGCCTGGTGGTTTCTCAATAACCTCGGCTAGAAAGTACTTGGAAGCAAGATTTGGCTTAGGAGCAGGAAGACAAGACTCTGTCTTGTTGACTGCTTTGTGTAATGAACCAGCCAACAGATTAGGTTCCGAGGCCGAGGCCAAGGCGTACTTTGACACTGTCGCTCAGAAGTACGCTTCTCAAGCTGGTATCTCATtagcatcagcatcatctGGTGGAGCTGGTGGCGCTGGTGGTGCCGGTGGTGCGGTTGTTGATAGTGCTGCATTAGACGCATTGACTGCCGAAAACAAGAACTTGGCAAGACAACAATTGGAAGTTTTGGCTAGATACCTCCAAGTTGACCTCAACCAAGGCGCCAAGTCTTttatcaaagaaaaagaggccACCGCCGTCTTGCAAAAGGAATTAGACTTGTGGGTTGCAGAACATGGAGAATTTTACGCCAATGGTATCAAACCAGCTTTTTCACCATTAAAATCAAGAACCTACGATTCATACTGGAATTGGGCTAGGCAAGATGTCTTATCCATGTGGTACGATATCATCTTTGGAAAATTGACCTCAGTCGACAGAGAAACCATTAACCAATGTATTCAAATCATGAACAGAGCCAACCCAACATTGATCAAGTTTATGCAATACCACATTGATCTTTGTCCCGAATATAGAGGTGAAACTTATCGCTTGGCCAAAAAATTGGGTGAACAGTTGATCGACAACTGTAAGCAAGTTTTGGGTGAAGACCCAGTTTACAAAGATGTGACAAAGATTACAGGTCCAAAAACCACTGTTGGCGCCAAAGGTGAAATTGTTTACGAAGAAGCCAACAAAGAATCGGTTAGAAAATTTGAACAATATGTCTACGAAATGGCCCAAGGTGGTCCAATGACCAAGATTAGGCAACCAACAATCCAAGAAGATTTGGCTAGAGTCTACAAAGCCATCTCTAAACAGGCTTCAAGGGATAGCAAGTTGGAAATACAAAAAGTTTACGATCAATTGTTGAAAGTGGTTGCTGCCTCAGGTGAAATTGAAACCGAAACGGCTACAAAGGATGCTTTGGCATTGGCCACTGGTGCTAATACACCAACCGAGGAAGACGAATTGTCGACAGCAtctgatgatgacgaaatTGCTTCGTTGCCAGATAGAAAGACTTCTATTGTGCAACCAGTGTCTTCATACATTCCATCACAAACAATCCCATTCTTACATATTCaaagtaaaaaacaaacGGGTGATTGGGAATACGACCGCAAATTGTCTTCACTTTATTTGGATGGATTGGAGTCTGCTGCTATTAACGGTTTGACTTTCAAAGGTAAACAAGTTTTGGTTACTGGTGCAGGTGCAGGCTCAATTGGTGCCGAAATCTTGCAAGGTTTGATTAGCGGTGGTGCCAAGGTGATTGTTACCACATCAAGGTTCTCCAAAAAAGTAACTGAGTACTACCAAAATATGTATGCTAGATACGGTGCTGCTGGATCCACATTGATTGTTGTTCCATTCAACCAAGGTTCTAAACAAGATGTTGACGCTTTAGTAGATTACATTTACAATGATCCTAAGAAGAATGGTTTGGACTGGGACTTGGATGTCATTATTCCATTTGCTGCTATTCCAGAAAATGGTAACGGTATCGACAATATTGACTCGAAATCAGAATTCGCTCACAGAATCATGTTGACCAATCTTTTAAGATTGTTGGGTGCTGTCAAGTCAAGAAAGACTACAGACACTAGACCAGCTCAATGTATTTTACCATTATCTCCAAATCACGGtacttttggttttgatggGTTGTACTCTGAGTCAAAGATCTCTTTAGAGACTTTGTTCAACAGATGGTATTCTGAAGATTGGGGAACCAAATTGACCATTTGTGGTGCAATCATTGGTTGGACCAGAGGTACTGGTTTGATGAGTGCCAACAATATCATTGCCGAAggtattgaaaaattgggaGTTAGAACTTTCTCCCAAAAGGAGATGGCTTTCAACATCTTGGGTTTGTTGACTCCAGAATTGGTTAAATTATGTCAAGAAGAGCCAGTTATGGCAGATTTGAATGGTGGCTTACAATTTATTGACAACTTGAAAGAGTTTACCTCTAAATTGAGAAATGATTTGACTGAAACTGCCGAGATTAGAAGAGCTGTTTCCATCGAGTCCGCTATTGAACAAAAAGTCATTAATGGTGATAATGTTGATGCAAACTACAGCAAGGTTACAGTTCAAGCCAGAGCTAACATGAAGTTTGATTTCCCAACTTTAAAATCCTATGATGATATCAAGCAGATTGCTCCAAATTTGGAAGGTATGTTGGACTTGGAaaacattgttgttgttaccgGTTTTGCTGAAGTTGGTCCATGGGGTAACTCCAGAACCAGATGGGAGATGGAGGCTCATGGTGAATTCTCTTTGGAAGGTGCTATTGAGATGGCATGGATTATGGGAATGATCAAATACCACAATGGTATGTTGAAGGGTAAGCCATACACAGGTTGGATTGATGCCAAGACCCAAACACCCGTTGAAGATAAGGACATCAAGGCTAAATACGAAGAGGAGATTTTAGAACATTCAGGTATCAGATTGATTGAGCCAGAATTGTTCCATGGCTATGatccaaagaagaaacaaatgatCCAAGAAGTTGTTATTCAACATGACTTGGAACCATTTGAGGCTTCAAAGGAGACTGCAGAACAATACAAGCACGAGCACGGTGACAAGTGTGAAatctttgaaattgaagatagTGGTGAGTACACTGTTAGAATTTTGAAAGGTGCTACTTTGTTTGTTCCAAAGGCTTTGAGATTCGATAGATTGGTTGCTGGTCAAATCCCAACTGGATGGGATGCAAGAACCTATGGTATTCCAGAGGATACCATTAATCAAGTGGATCCAATCACCTTGTACGTCTTGGTTGCTACTGTTGAAGCCTTGTTGTCAGCTGGTATCACAGACCCATACGAATTTTACAAATACGTCCACGTATCCGAAGTTGGTAACTGTTCTGGTTCCGGTATGGGTGGTGTGAGTGCCTTGAGAGGAATGTTCAAGGATAGATATGCCGATAAACCAGTACAAAACGATATCTTGCAAGAATCATTTATCAACACCATGGCTGCATGGGTCAATATGTTGTTATTGTCGTCTTCCGGTCCAATCAAGACCCCAGTTGGTGCTTGTGCCACTGCTGTCGAGTCTGTTGATATTGGTATCGAGACAATTTTGTCTGGTAAGGCCAAGGTTGTTATGGTTGGTGGTTACGATGATTTCCAAGAAGAAGGATCTTATGAGTTTGCCAATATGAATGCTACTTCAAACTCGATTGAAGAGTTTAAACATGGAAGAACTCCAAAGGAAATGTCTAGACCAACGACTACTACAAGAAACGGTTTCATGGAAGCTCAAGGTTCTGGTATCCAAGTCATCATGACTGCTGACTTGGCCATCAAGATGGGTGTTCCAATCCATGCTGTTTTGGCCATGACTGCTACCGCTACCGATAAGATTGGTAGATCAGTTCCTGCTCCAGGTAAAGGTATTTTGACCACTGCACGTGAGCATCACGGCAATTTGAAGTACCCATCACCAAGCTTGAACATCAAGTACAGAAAGAgacaattgcaaaagagaTTAGAACAGATTCAATCTTGGGAAGAGTCAGAGTTGGGTTACTTGCAAGAAGAATGCGAATTGGTCAAGGACCAATATGGTGAAGAATTTTCGGAATCCGATTTCCTTAGAGAAAGAACCGAAGAGATTTACCGCGAATCCAAGAGACAAGTTTCAGATGCTAAGAAACAATGGGGTAACTCTTTCTACAAGTCTGATCCTCGTATTGCTCCATTGAGAGGAGCATTGGCTGTGTTTGACTTGACCATTGATGATATTGGCGTTGCATCATTCCATGGTACCTCAACCGTTGCCAACGATAAGAACGAGTCTGCCACTATCAACAGTATGATGAAGCATTTGGGTAGATCTGAAGGTAACCCCGTGTTTGGTGTTTTCCAGAAATACTTGACTGGTCATCCAAAGGGTGCTGCTGGTGCTTGGATGTTGAATGGTGCTATTCAAATTTTGGAGTCTGGTATCATTCCTGGTAACAGAAATGCCGACAATGTTGATAAGTTGTTGGAGCAATACGAATACGTCTTGTACCCATCAAGATCAATCCAAACCGATGGAATTAAGGCGGTCTCAGTAACatcatttggttttggtcAAAAAGGTGCCCAAGCAATTGTTGTTCACCCAGACTATTTGTATGCGGTGTTGGACAGATCAACTTATGAAGGCTATGCTGCAAAGGTTAAtgcaagaaacaaaaagactTACCGTTACATGCACAATGCTATAACCAGAAACACAATGTTTGTTGCCAAGGACAAGGCTCCATACTCTGACGACTTGGAGCAGCCAGTTTACTTGGATCCATTGGCCAGAGTTGAAGACAAGAAGAATCAATTGGTGTTCTCCAACAAGAACATCCAATCCAAATCATCGTACGTCACTGAAGTTGCCGATAAAACTGCAAAAGCATTATCTTCATTGAACAAGTCCTCCAagggtgttggtgttgatgtaGAATTATTATCTTCCATTAACATTGAAAATGAGACATTTTTGGAAAGAAACTACTCCCCAGAAGAAATTGCTTACTGTCAAAAATCCAGCAACCCTCAAGCTTCATTCACTGGAACTTGGTCAGCAAAGGAAGCGGCTTTCAAAGCATTGGGTGTCAAGTCTCAAGGAGGCGGTGCAAGTTTGATTGATATTCAAATCTTGAGAGATGCAAATGGTGTTCCTAAAGTAGTTTTGGAAGGAGCAGCTAAAGAAGCCGCTACCAAAGCCGGTGTCAAAAACATTAGCATTTCCATCTCACACGATGATTTTCAAGCCACTGCTATTGCATTGAGTGAGTTTTAG